TATACTTACTTTAGGTTCTACCGGCAAAAAAACAATCGATCGTGTATTGTATTTGTTTGATTCAAATTCCTATTCCAAAATTAAAGGGATAAAAGGGTATGATTATATTCACAACGATCAGATCAGTTGGTATCGTAAACAGAGTATGGAATTCACAAGGAAGAATGAGGGACAACCTGTTCCATCATTGGCTTTTTTCCACATCCCGTTATTGGAACATAAAGAAGCGGCCCATAATGATGGAGTTGTTCTCTCCGGTACAAGAGGGGAAGCGACTTCATCGTCAAATCTCAATTCGGGTTTATTCGTTTCAATGAAGGAAATGGGGGATGTACATGCCATATTCCTTGGTCATGATCATGATAATGACTATTCCCTGTATTGGAATGATGTTTTTTTTATTTATGGCCGTTACAGCGGATGCGATACCGTTTACAATAATTTGAAACCCAATGGTGCACGTGTGATTGAACTTGCGGAAGGTGAAAAAGGTTTCCGCTCATGGATACGTTTGTCCGGAGGTTCTATTATTCAGGATATGAGATATCCGGATGATTTTATGAAAAAGTGAAATCATTTACCTTCATAAATCCAGCATTACAATAAGGAATAGGTGAACATCATTCAATGATTCTGTTAACCAACAGTAAATGACGGCCGGCTAACAGAATCATAAAAAAACTTACTTCATGCCTGCCAAAGCATCTTTTACAGCCTGGGCAAGAGGAATTGTAGGCCTTCCGATAAGTTTTGAAAGCTGTTGTCCGTCGTCAAACAAATCGCCTTTTGAAGCACCGGTATCCCAACCCGCAAAGGCTTCAGCCAAAGCTTCAGGCAAACCGAAACTTTTCAATTTGCCGGCATATTCGGATTCGCTCAGATCCATATAAGGGATGTTTTTCCCGGTCTGGCGTGAAATTTCGGCAGCCAAATCTGTTAATGTATAGGCTTCATCGCCTGCAAGCTCATAAACTTTCCCCTGGTGGCCTTCGCCGGTTATAACGTTAACCGCTGCTTCAGCATAATCGGCCCTTACGGCAGAAGAAATTTTCCCAGCACCGGCACTGCCTAAAAAAGCTCCACCTGCAACTGCGCCCGGCACTGAAGCCGTATAATTTTCGGTATACCAGCTGTTACGCAACAGGGTATATGGAATACCCGACTCTTTTATGGCTGCTTCAGTCATAAGGTGTTCGCCTGCAAGGCTAAGTGATGACCTGTCTGCGTGCAAAAGGCTTGTATACACGATCCATTTGACACCAGCCTTTTTAGCTGCTGCAATCACATTGGCATGTTGCCTGGCACGCTGTCCAACCTCATTGCCTGAGATAAGCAATAAATAATCGATACCTCTAAGGGCATTGGCAAGAATCTCCGGCTTATTGTAATCAAATTCACGGGCTTCCACGCCCAAATCTGCTGCTTTCTGGGGCGTCCGCACCAATGCTACGATACTTTCTGCAGAAACTTTCCCTTTTAGTTTTTCAACTGCTATGTGGCCTAAATGGCCAGTCGCTCCCGTTACTCCAATTCTCATTTTTAATTCCTTTCTTTTTTAAGTTTAATAATTTCCATTTTATATTTGCTCTCTAAAAGTTATTTAATTACTTTTGGTGAGTCAAAGTTAAAAAGTAACTTATATAAAAACAAGAACTTACCCAATTGTGCTATACTGAAATAAAGGTAAGAAATATTAAAAATCAATCAGTTATGGACGAAAAAATTTTAAAAAAATTTAGCAATCCCGAACAATGCCCGGTAAGGAATGTAATCGACCGGATAGGCGATAAATGGTCCGTACTGGTACTTATGGTACTGGAAGACGGAGAAGTACTAAGATTTAATGAACTATGCGGATATATTAAGACCATCTCACAAAAAATGCTGACGGTTACCCTTAAAACCCTGGAAGCCGACGGGCTGGTCAAACGTACCGTCTATCCGCAAATCCCCCCCAAGGTAGAATACGAATTAACCCCACGTGGACAATCCTTAATGCCGCATCTGCATGATCTGGTGGCCTGGGCATCAAATAATATGACGGACATCAAGAAATCAAGGGAAATCTATGCAGCCCATGCTGAGAGTCTAAAATAATATGGTTTGAGGTTGTTTGATACGGTTTGAGGTTGTTTGAGGTTGTTTGAACCATTTCAAACCTTTTCTCAAACTATTTCAAACTATTTCTCAAACACAAAATTTCTTTAC
The nucleotide sequence above comes from Bacteroidota bacterium. Encoded proteins:
- a CDS encoding SDR family oxidoreductase; translation: MRIGVTGATGHLGHIAVEKLKGKVSAESIVALVRTPQKAADLGVEAREFDYNKPEILANALRGIDYLLLISGNEVGQRARQHANVIAAAKKAGVKWIVYTSLLHADRSSLSLAGEHLMTEAAIKESGIPYTLLRNSWYTENYTASVPGAVAGGAFLGSAGAGKISSAVRADYAEAAVNVITGEGHQGKVYELAGDEAYTLTDLAAEISRQTGKNIPYMDLSESEYAGKLKSFGLPEALAEAFAGWDTGASKGDLFDDGQQLSKLIGRPTIPLAQAVKDALAGMK
- a CDS encoding helix-turn-helix domain-containing protein; its protein translation is MDEKILKKFSNPEQCPVRNVIDRIGDKWSVLVLMVLEDGEVLRFNELCGYIKTISQKMLTVTLKTLEADGLVKRTVYPQIPPKVEYELTPRGQSLMPHLHDLVAWASNNMTDIKKSREIYAAHAESLK
- a CDS encoding metallophosphoesterase family protein, with translation MKKNIDRRAFIKGTSLAGLAGILTTSAAANAIGIPHGSSVLNSRLGEEMDHSRKLSYNQNGKFKIVQFTDTHYISGDSRSVRALKNVNEILDIEKPDLVIHTGDVIFGKPAEASIREILDPISKRGIPFAVTFGNHDEEFDKSRKELYQILKSIPYNISSTTEGISGVTNYILTLGSTGKKTIDRVLYLFDSNSYSKIKGIKGYDYIHNDQISWYRKQSMEFTRKNEGQPVPSLAFFHIPLLEHKEAAHNDGVVLSGTRGEATSSSNLNSGLFVSMKEMGDVHAIFLGHDHDNDYSLYWNDVFFIYGRYSGCDTVYNNLKPNGARVIELAEGEKGFRSWIRLSGGSIIQDMRYPDDFMKK